A window of the Drosophila simulans strain w501 chromosome 2L, Prin_Dsim_3.1, whole genome shotgun sequence genome harbors these coding sequences:
- the LOC6732183 gene encoding uncharacterized protein LOC6732183 isoform X3, producing the protein MATSTLQSPSPSPSTASVSSKNPQLKRVVYSKYRELLGSYNDKANAIIDTLPAYMVRQDRGFQLSELPVNGDANRNGLESSYGQRGGGGSGNGGYEAPACVQNAMMTKDKKPFTYTPGGIDLSQIRSERMAKRLARNAQSEGATGAAQQNRPAQPQSPGGPGGAASSIGAAAMGMPFQVLPPPPPPPQPQSGKNGTQGASAAPPPPPPQQPSTLAPPTGRLSAPGSPATARKSPTPQRFEPPPLGFRPEIKIPPNPMAALRKVAPPVEKNTFWKDEYIKDRSKSPLPEVAPAANGGYSSTTADAVDGPRPSAASVESSYSPYTPTQQVPPVAKSPPVQYQQPSPPATPPQQQQQQSEQPPATRPEFRSVPMPTSPAVNVYTRQTDSPRSPFEPQQQQQQQPQRSTESPFRFAQQQQQQSPQQRPPTAISPLAQVQQQQQQQLQQQQQQLQQLQQQQFQQQQLQQQQFQQQQLQQQQLQQQQQQQQQLQQQQQQPASQSVPWRTQRAQPGAQQQQDSHPQPIYNNVQQQQQRSRDVFSPARNETPAANTFNSQQQQNQFGGASKPTNVGSLYIAPLAQPTEPQAQRILLQQQQQSSARDSPMRQLPQQQQPQTNQPMRWLSSQPASKEQAPWARPEENGNVLPSTLRQTTPAPQPQVVPQPQPQQQQQQTTFYQPQLVQGNGYGPTPVSAAPISLQNFGSNPQPGGLRLQINLNTNGNSSNNTNQSAPRERIIPITLEQTPTYAAAQPNFGAPAGHIIRSANQFVDQGYQNYPPQAQRFPSPNQPTSTSNNTNGNATRLIPIAIERGRGGPVSQSPVLLQNGNYNLYVHQCPLEAEILYRKNRLSDPRSPPIQSKSFRILQKITDTVDDGSGNGDLRQDMQQTPHEAELQRPQFARQMSAQQARNSPTIEQMRRLQIGQDQQNNQQQSGNGVSAQNRFTQQRYDTPQQQQYVPPSEQQAPEPKKYTGSAIPSRSFKILQAMTTPENADHKIHTELDSDLENVELNESPNNNNNNNNNSNNGSTENNNNHNKINSKTNKRHSYTSSTPTPSPSACTDPTTHSSNSSLSSDSSCPPQPPRSQSVPPQYPYAYGYPYPWYMPPPPPVNGEGAPWPYPYSYPPPPPPQSMDGKQAEGFPPYPYYYPYYPPPLPPYGQQPGEAQIPPGYPQFHAMPPYGHPYPYPVAPSYSQSSTEESRASSVLPDIIITPSTDDIPSQVIMKHHIRVEPREPPKRAHSVEIEEVVSRPKARNICSSNHEVIDVLSQRLANINKIASGNTQANLSKQLQKNYAGEQAKELGDRSPSENASNSDSESEEESSDDEEDTPKMGTRPAPLQSIKSVTNVQVYKGKTLEQHLDSESSDDEDDVTTADEMYDEEEQIEEEQEGLVEEMEEDYIVEEDLSVIYEEESELERSSEYAKTVIRKDDSRSTIVDDIEKQIEENDDDDDDEESNSVTVRLPLRFSFSRCSNDENIATVEVGNTTQIEEKQPIIASTFSVAKVESDDEDDDCQVSVTISLSNSSRSNSVEKVSQPYRPSNAYPVEDISTPIKNSEEDVSTSFSLGMRNKFMGETIANDVTNNISRDQAKPKNDATEDESSPKEEFDFFATLMATKMQAQKMMEQSKNFWKTPDPKLVEPEAEKPKLRPKENIPETKPPRPISGDMSKTQASLEAAKNSFWSTFATTSKETEPKAEQEDAAEDVDFWASIEKKEISDQEEKQWTKKKKTVTYTPLKKETVTTVEHWTTTFRAQLESLPIPQKAEVHFVVEEKQKEVEQRQEENQGEEEDFWGSVIKDKMENTASATWERTEYNLEPSQGVTDQPKQQDEDNVDFWAEIETSNTYEDREKPKNLSYDPTKYPEEPREVDTDEEIDFWAELEARRNPGEDDDEDVTFHKSATFWARKERQNSVEETPYKPVEIKAFRAKLPDEAAVEIDVWATLEAARGHEPEIVDPAVEEEKVLAEQFEELEHETSDEEEEEEEEEEELEQKPRKEVQESNLSHMDTMSLASMHEPATVYTWAPPPQEAEDNEEETDFWADMEKERSKKEQFEEAEQKRHNYRQAMAFFNTSIDGQHSPPQQNASPNRSSVILEVEEPQEVNLGPPGEYQIVGEDGVVVEEHKPEITETEEDERGAATPTNMEPQLPEVYVEPEPEVKRLVNGLPDLAVEKFSEKPKISVRARISAFEVIPSATSDGAKGLTKQSLSVDSAYGKGTLSRNSSTQRSESEIEEDDSGVTDMNRQLSETDTESESFPELRKMTSYQRAATHSRLFKLLQDENDVPEAGAQPADEFQFKPSRRKIVHNVSITRRQNPGALNDAETMTQRRERLSLPLRKNTSIDADNPSTPNSPASPIMGPSAKNQRVVSDKLVNELVQSLLLKSDSSHLRNLPMERLQAAAKRALVEEMDSAQENSSLDSTPAPTPKHDKEYSDYYNSWCDASGSGEEVLPSKSFRALQDPRRSPWTVRCPRVLSSKTINRDLARVTESPEIANGRGSKSPECFRQNSHSQSRERSVSSWRRV; encoded by the exons ATGGCCACCTCAACGCTGCAATCTCCGTCGCCGTCGCCATCAACTGCCTCCGTGTCATCCAAGAATCCGCAGCTGAAGCGCGTCGTGTACTCCAAGTATCGGGAACTACTTGGTTCTTATAATGATAAGGCCAATGCCATCATCGACACTCTGCCCGCATATATGGTTCGTCAGGATCGCGGATTTCAGTTGTCGGAGCTGCCCGTGAACGGGGATGCCAATCGCAACGGCCTGGAATCGTC GTATGGACAGCGCGGAGGAGGCGGATCCGGAAACGGTGGCTACGAAGCGCCCGCGTGCGTACAGAACGCGATGATGACAAAAGACAAGAAGCCCTTCACCTACACGCCCGGCGGCATCGATCTCTCCCAGATCCGGTCGGAGCGGATGGCTAAGCGGTTGGCGCGCAATGCCCAATCGGAAGGAGCCACCGGAGCCGCCCAACAGAACAGACCCGCCCAGCCACAGTCGCCAGGTGGGCCAGGTGGTGCAGCCAGTTCGATTGGAGCCGCTGCCATGGGCATGCCGTTCCAGgtgctgccgccgccaccaccgccgccgcaaCCACAGTCGGGTAAGAATGGCACCCAAGGTGCTAGCGCCgcacccccaccaccacccccacaACAACCCAGCACATTAGCGCCACCCACTGGGCGCCTAAGTGCTCCCGGTTCCCCGGCAACGGCGCGCAAATCGCCAACTCCACAGCGTTTTGAGCCACCGCCACTGGGATTCCGGCCGGAGATCAAGATACCGCCAAATCCCATGGCTGCACTGCGCAAGGTAGCACCGCCAGTGGAGAAGAACACGTTCTGGAAGGACGAGTACATTAAGGATCGCTCCAAGAGTCCGCTCCCCGAGGTGGCACCTGCTGCGAATGGAGGATATAGCAGCACCACAGCCGATGCCGTTGATG GTCCAAGACCATCGGCGGCTAGCGTTGAAAGCAGCTACAGTCCTTACACACCGACTCAGCAAGTTCCGCCCGTGGCCAAGAGTCCACCGGTGCAATACCAACAGCCATCACCACCGGCAAcaccgccgcagcagcagcagcaacagtcggAGCAGCCACCTGCAACACGCCCGGAGTTCCGCAGTGTGCCCATGCCCACATCGCCAGCGGTGAACGTCTACACACGTCAAACGGACAGTCCCAGATCGCCTTTCgagccgcagcaacagcagcagcagcaaccacagcGATCCACTGAGAGCCCCTTCCGGtttgcacagcagcagcagcaacagtcacCGCAGCAACGTCCACCAACAGCGATATCGCCGCTGGCtcaggtgcagcagcagcagcaacagcagttgcaacagcagcagcaacagctccagcagctgcagcaacagcagttccagcagcaacaactgcaacaacagcagttccagcaacaacagttgcagcaacagcaactgcagcaacagcagcagcaacagcaacagctgcagcaacagcagcagcaaccggcATCTCAATCAGTACCATGGCGCACTCAACGTGCTCAGCCTGgagcacaacagcaacaggatTCGCATCCACAACCCATCTACAACAAtgttcagcagcagcaacaaagatCTCGCGATGTCTTCAGTCCGGCAAGGAATGAAACACCGGCAGCAAACACGTTCAAttcacagcagcaacaaaaccAATTTGGTGGAGCATCAAAGCCG ACCAACGTTGGATCGCTTTACATAGCTCCACTGGCCCAGCCCACTGAGCCGCAGGCTCAACGAATCCttttgcaacagcagcagcagtcatCTGCTCGGGATTCTCCCATGCGCCAActtccacagcagcagcagccacagacCAACCAACCGATGAGATGGCTCAGCTCACAGCCGGCTAGCAAGGAGCAGGCACCCTGGGCTCGTCCCGAGGAGAATGGCAACGTTCTGCCCTCCACCTTGCGTCAGACCACCCCGGCACCGCAGCCCCAAGTCGTCCCTCAAccgcagccacagcagcagcagcagcagactaCCTTCTACCAGCCGCAGTTGGTGCAAGGTAATGGCTATGGACCAACACCGGTCTCAGCCGCTCCCATCAGTCTGCAGAATTTCGGATCAAATCCACAGCCGGGAGGACTACGTTTGCAGATCAACCTAAACAccaatggcaacagcagcaataacaCAAATCAAAGTGCTCCACGG GAGCGTATCATACCGATAACTCTAGAGCAGACGCCGACGTATGCCGCAGCCCAGCCCAACTTTGGTG CGCCTGCAGGTCACATAATACGCTCAGCTAATCAATTTGTCGATCAAGGTTACCAGAATTACCCACCACAAGCCCAGCGATTCCCGTCGCCCAATCAGCCAACGAGTACGAGTAACAACACCAATGGCAATGCCACCCGATTAATCCCAATAGCCATCGAGAGAGGACGCGGCGGTCCAGTTTCCCAGTCGCCAGTGCTGCTCCAGAA TGGCAATTACAATTTGTATGTGCACCAGTGTCCGCTCGAGGCGGAGATCCTCTACAGAAAGAATCGTCTCAG CGATCCACGCTCACCGCCCATCCAATCGAAATCGTTTAGAATATTGCAAAAGATAACCGACACCGTGGACGATGGCAGCGGGAATGGCGATTTGCGGCAAGACATGCAGCAGACGCCCCATGAGGCGGAGCTGCAGCGGCCGCAGTTCGCCCGCCAGATGAGCGCCCAGCAGGCCAGGAATAGTCCGACCATCGAGCAGATGCGACGCCTGCAAATTGGACAGGATCAGCAGAATAACCAACAGCAGTCGG GTAACGGAGTCTCCGCTCAGAACCGATTTACGCAACAACGATATG ataccccacaacaacagcaatatgTGCCGCCAAGTGAACAGCAAGCTCCGGAACCCAAAAAATACACAGGCAGCGCTATACCCAGTCGATCATTCAAAATTCTACAGGCAATGACAACACCTGAAAATGCCG ACCATAAAATTCACACCGAGCTGGACTCGGatttggaaaatgttgaaCTGAACGAATCCccaaacaataataataataataataataacagtaaCAACGGAAGtactgaaaataataataatcataataagaTTAACAGTAAAACCAATAAACGTCACAGCTACACTtcatccacacccacaccctcACCATCAGCCTGCACAGATCCCACCACCCATTCATCAAACTCATCTCTTAGTTCGGATAGCTCTTGTCCCCCACAGCCACCTCGATCGCAATCGGTTCCACCCCAGTATCCCTATGCCTACGGGTATCCGTATCCATGGTACATGCCACCTCCTCCACCTGTCAACGGTGAGGGAGCTCCTTGGCCATATCCCTATTCATATCCaccgccacctcctccacaATCGATGGATGGAAAGCAGGCAGAAGGATTTCCACCATATCCCTATTACTACCCATATTATCCGCCTCCCTTGCCACCTTATGGGCAACAACCCGGGGAAGCTCAGATACCGCCGGGCTATCCTCAGTTTCATGCCATGCCACCATATGGTCACCCGTATCCCTATCCAGTGGCTCCCAGTTACAGTCAGAGTTCCACCGAAGAGAGCAGAGCCAGCAGCGTTCTACCGGATATAATCATCACTCCCAGTACCGATGATATACCCTCGCAGGTCATAATGAAACATCACATCCGAGTGGAGCCACGAGAGCCACCAAAGCGGGCGCACTCTGTGGAAATAGAGGAGGTAGTCAGCAGACCGAAAGCCCGGAATATTTGCAGCAGCAATCACGAGGTCATCGATGTGCTGAGCCAACGATTGGCCAATATCAACAAGATTGCCAGTGGCAACACCCAGGCGAATCTCTCCAAGCAGCTACAGAAAAACTATGCAGGTGAGCAAGCCAAGGAACTGGGTGACAGATCCCCCAGCGAAAATGCCTCCAACTCGGACAGCGAATCAGAGGAAGAGAGCAGCGATGACGAAGAGGATACCCCTAAGATGGGAACTCGTCCCGCTCCCTTGCAGTCCATTAAGTCGGTGACAAATGTGCAAGTGTACAAGGGTAAAACACTGGAACAGCATTTGGACTCCGAGAGCAGcgatgatgaagatgatgtGACTACAGCGGATGAAATGTACGATGAAGAGGAACAGATTGAGGAGGAGCAAGAAGGATTGGTCGAGGAAATGGAAGAAGATTACATTGTCGAGGAGGATCTTAGTGTTATATACGAGGAAGAGAGCGAACTGGAACGCAGCAGTGAATATGCCAAGACAGTCATTCGAAAGGATGACTCCCGATCCACCATAGTTGATGATATTGAAAAGCAGATCGAagaaaatgatgatgatgatgacgacgaagaGTCCAACTCGGTAACAGTGCGTTTGCCACTCCGCTTCTCCTTCAGTCGCTGTTCGAACGATGAAAACATTGCCACTGTGGAAGTCGGCAATACAACTCAGATCGAAGAAAAACAACCCATCATCGCAAGCACGTTCAGCGTGGCCAAGGTTGAAAgtgatgatgaggatgatgacTGTCAGGTCAGTGTGACCATCAGTTTGTCGAACTCTTCGCGTTCCAATTCAGTGGAGAAGGTTTCCCAACCATATCGGCCATCCAACGCATATCCCGTGGAGGATATAAGTACACCCATCAAAAATAGTGAAGAAGATGTTTCCACATCGTTCTCCCTTGGTATGCGCAACAAATTCATGGGTGAAACAATTGCCAATGATGTGACTAATAATATATCCCGGGATCAGGCAAAACCAAAGAACGACGCCACCGAAGATGAAAGCTCCCCAAAAGAAGAATTCGACTTCTTTGCAACTTTGATGGCCACCAAAATGCAGGCTCAGAAAATGATGGAGCAGTCTAAGAACTTTTGGAAAACTCCTGACCCTAAGCTAGTAGAACCCGAAGCTGAGAAGCCAAAACTTCGACCCAAGGAGAATATTCCTGAGACAAAACCACCAAGACCCATTTCTGGTGATATGTCCAAAACCCAGGCCTCGCTGGAGGCAGCCAAGAATAGCTTCTGGTCCACCTTCGCTACGACCTCAAAGGAAACGGAGCCCAAAGCAGAGCAAGAAGATGCAGCTGAGGATGTCGACTTCTGGGCAAGCatagaaaaaaaggaaatctCTGACCAGGAAGAAAAACAGTggaccaaaaaaaagaagaccGTAACCTACACTCCGTTGAAGAAAGAGACAGTTACTACGGTGGAGCATTGGACAACAACGTTCAGGGCTCAGTTGGAATCGCTACCAATCCCCCAAAAGGctgaagtacattttgtagttgaggaaaagcaaaaagaagttGAACAACGACAAGAAGAGAATCAGGGTGAAGAAGAGGATTTCTGGGGCTCAGTAATTAAGGATAAGATGGAAAACACAGCCAGTGCGACGTGGGAACGCACAGAATACAACTTAGAACCCTCTCAGGGAGTGACAGATCAACCCAAGCAACAAGATGAGGACAACGTTGACTTCTGGGCCGAAATTGAAACATCTAATACTTACGAAGATAGAGAAAAGCCCAAGAACCTCAGCTATGATCCCACAAAATATCCTGAAGAGCCCCGCGAAGTGGATACTGATGAGGAGATTGACTTCTGGGCCGAGTTAGAAGCTAGACGCAACCCAGGTGAAGACGACGACGAAGATGTCACGTTCCATAAATCGGCAACTTTCTGGGCTCGCAAAGAACGACAGAATTCTGTAGAGGAAACCCCTTACAAGCCTGTGGAAATCAAGGCTTTCAGAGCTAAGTTACCCGATGAAGCAGCAGTTGAAATTGATGTTTGGGCCACCTTAGAAGCAGCCAGAGGTCACGAGCCCGAAATTGTTGATCCCGCGGTGGAAGAGGAAAAGGTTCTAGCCGAGCAATTTGAGGAACTTGAACACGAGACctcggatgaggaggaggaggaggaggaggaggaggaagagctAGAGCAGAAGCCTCGGAAAGAAGTCCAGGAGAGCAATCTCAGCCATATGGACACCATGTCTTTGGCCTCGATGCACGAGCCAGCTACAGTCTATACATGGGCTCCACCACCACAGGAAGCGGAAGATAATGAGGAGGAAACTGATTTCTGGGCAGACATGGAAAAGGAACGATCCAAGAAAGAACAGTTCGAGGAGGCGGAGCAGAAACGACACAACTACCGACAGGCCATGGCCTTCTTCAACACCTCGATCGATGGCCAGCACTCACCGCCACAACAAAATGCCAGTCCCAATCGCAGCAGTGTTATCCTGGAAGTCGAAGAGCCACAGGAAGTGAACCTGGGACCACCTGGTGAGTACCAGATAGTAGGTGAGGATGGCGTCGTAGTGGAGGAGCATAAGCCGGAGATAACAGAAACAGAGGAAGATGAGCGAGGTGCTGCAACTCCAACCAATATGGAGCCACAACTACCAGAGGTCTATGTGGAGCCCGAGCCGGAAGTAAAACGCCTTGTCAACGGACTTCCTGATCTTGCCGTTGAGAAGTTTAGCGAAAAACCCAAGATATCGGTGCGTGCCAGGATCAGTGCCTTTGAGGTGATTCCCTCGGCGACAAGTGATGGCGCCAAGGGACTAACCAAGCAATCTCTATCAGTGGATAGTGCCTATGGTAAGGGAACCCTATCGCGAAACAGCAGCACTCAGCGATCCGAGTCGGAGATTGAGGAGGACGACTCCGGGGTAACGGACATGAATCGCCAGTTGTCTGAGACAGACACAGAGTCCGAGAGTTTTCCGGAGCTGCGCAAGATGACCAGCTACCAGCGGGCAGCCACACATTCCAGGCTCTTTAAGCTGCTGCAGGACGAAAACGATGTTCCGGAGGCGGGAGCACAACCCGCCGATGAATTTCAGTTCAAGCCCAGTCGCAGGAAGATTGTCCATAATGTGTCCATTACCAGACGACAAAATCCAGGAGCTTTGAATGATGCGGAGACCATGACGCAGCGCAGGGAACGACTTTCACTACCGCTTCGCAAGAATACCAGCATAGATGCGGACAATCCCTCGACCCCGAATAGTCCTGCCTCCCCCATAATGGGACCGTCGGCC